A single genomic interval of Mycobacterium sp. DL592 harbors:
- a CDS encoding GPR1/FUN34/YaaH family transporter codes for MTDTVIAPEVERIAVADTITREPQGNPGVLGLPLIIAGALGLGFTNTGIITAGSAAVPILLSATTVGLLITTIWSAALRQNVNVTVYGVFFGFYGSYSVLSLGFTHDWFGIPAAAVQDTTALWLASWLLTIGLLTVLTLRLPWTYPLLLAIVDVALILLLIGTLTGSDVATKAGGWFVFAFVAFVVYFYVATLWEETGGRALPLGRPLVS; via the coding sequence ATGACCGATACCGTCATCGCACCCGAGGTCGAGCGAATTGCGGTCGCGGACACCATCACACGCGAACCCCAGGGCAATCCCGGGGTACTGGGGCTTCCGTTGATCATCGCCGGAGCGCTGGGCCTGGGATTCACCAACACCGGGATCATCACAGCAGGCTCGGCCGCCGTGCCGATCCTGCTGTCGGCCACCACGGTGGGACTGCTGATCACCACGATCTGGTCGGCGGCACTGCGACAGAACGTCAATGTGACCGTCTACGGGGTGTTCTTCGGTTTCTACGGAAGCTATTCGGTTCTGTCGCTGGGATTCACCCACGATTGGTTCGGCATTCCGGCAGCCGCCGTCCAGGACACCACGGCCTTGTGGCTGGCCAGCTGGTTGCTGACCATCGGTCTGCTCACCGTGCTGACGCTACGGCTGCCGTGGACATACCCGCTGTTGCTGGCGATCGTCGACGTCGCGTTGATCCTGCTTCTGATCGGAACGCTGACAGGTAGCGACGTGGCGACGAAGGCGGGTGGCTGGTTCGTATTCGCCTTCGTGGCCTTCGTCGTCTACTTCTATGTCGCAACCCTGTGGGAGGAGACCGGAGGGCGCGCGCTACCGCTGGGCCGGCCGCTGGTCAGCTGA
- a CDS encoding multidrug effflux MFS transporter, producing the protein MTTAVTEPTQTAQRDRSISPWLLLVLALLSAVAPVATDLYLPAFPEMTVELHASATAVQLTLTAFLLGLTFGQLAFGPLSDRIGRRGPLVVGTLLCVVASAVAAMAPTVGILVTARFAQGFTGAAGMVIGRAVISDLATGKAAARAFSLMMIVGGIAPVVAPFAGGLLVGPVGWRGILWVVGGIAVAMFVATVALVRESHPKERRAALKAHAADGVSPWHELRSRTYIGNTLAFGFGFAVMMAYISASPFVYQVMLGLTPMQYGIAFAVNALGLTAVSALSARLTASISSRKLLGAGLGLTLAATLTLLGLVLTGAPAWTIAIPIFVAVSCQGLILGNATALALSAVPRAAGAGSAGLGAVQFGLGAAVSPLVGLGGEHTALPLAVVMVTLSVLAMAAYLSGGRTSADQRPAQR; encoded by the coding sequence ATGACGACCGCCGTGACCGAGCCGACCCAGACTGCCCAGCGCGACAGATCGATATCGCCCTGGCTGCTTCTGGTGCTGGCGTTGTTGTCGGCCGTCGCCCCGGTGGCCACCGACCTGTACCTGCCCGCCTTCCCGGAGATGACGGTCGAACTGCACGCCAGTGCCACCGCCGTCCAGTTGACGCTCACCGCATTCCTGCTCGGCCTCACCTTCGGACAGCTCGCCTTCGGGCCGCTCTCGGACCGGATCGGACGGCGCGGCCCGCTGGTCGTCGGCACCCTGCTGTGTGTGGTCGCCAGCGCGGTGGCGGCGATGGCCCCGACCGTCGGCATCCTGGTCACGGCACGCTTCGCGCAGGGGTTCACCGGCGCGGCCGGCATGGTCATCGGCCGGGCCGTCATCTCCGACCTCGCGACCGGAAAGGCTGCGGCACGGGCCTTCAGCCTGATGATGATCGTCGGCGGCATCGCCCCGGTCGTCGCCCCGTTCGCCGGCGGGCTGCTGGTGGGTCCGGTCGGCTGGCGCGGCATCCTGTGGGTCGTCGGCGGCATCGCCGTGGCGATGTTCGTCGCAACTGTCGCACTGGTGCGCGAATCGCATCCCAAGGAACGCCGAGCCGCCCTGAAAGCGCATGCCGCCGATGGTGTCTCACCGTGGCACGAGTTGCGGTCACGCACCTACATCGGCAATACGCTGGCGTTCGGCTTCGGTTTCGCGGTGATGATGGCCTACATCTCGGCCTCGCCGTTCGTCTACCAGGTGATGCTCGGCCTCACCCCGATGCAGTACGGCATCGCGTTCGCCGTCAATGCGCTGGGACTCACCGCGGTGAGCGCGCTGTCCGCGCGCCTGACTGCGAGCATCTCCAGCCGAAAGCTGCTCGGTGCGGGCCTCGGCCTGACGCTGGCGGCGACGCTGACCCTGCTGGGCCTCGTGCTCACTGGTGCGCCGGCGTGGACGATCGCCATTCCGATCTTCGTGGCCGTGTCCTGCCAGGGCCTGATCCTCGGTAACGCCACCGCATTGGCACTGTCCGCAGTCCCGCGTGCTGCCGGCGCAGGCTCGGCGGGCCTGGGCGCCGTGCAGTTCGGGCTTGGGGCGGCGGTCTCTCCGCTCGTCGGTCTCGGTGGCGAGCACACCGCGCTACCGCTGGCGGTGGTGATGGTGACACTGTCGGTCCTGGCGATGGCCGCCTATCTCAGCGGCGGCCGCACGTCAGCTGACCAGCGGCCGGCCCAGCGGTAG
- a CDS encoding glycoside hydrolase family 15 protein gives MVLQAQPADEDTAVPAYQTPTPLSATAPVPYTPGGPLRNPFPPIADYAFLSDCENTCLISSAGAVEWLCVPRPDSPSVFGAILDRGAGHFRLGPYGVSVPAARRYLPGSLILETTWQTHTGWVIVRDALVMGPWHDIDTRSRTHRRTPMDWDAEHILLRTVKCVSGTVELVMNCEPSFDYARVNATWEYSANAYGEAIARARKDPDAHPTLRLTTNLRIGLEGREARARTRLKEGDNIFVALSWSKHPSPQTYDEAADKMWQTSEAWRQWINIGDFPDHPWRSYLQRSALTLKGLTYSPTGALLAASTTSLPETPQGERNWDYRYAWVRDSTFALWGLYTLGLDREADDFFSFIADVSGANNGERHPLQVMYAVGGERELVEEELNHLSGYDNARPVRIGNGAYNQRQHDIWGTMLDSVYLHAKSREQISDQLWPVLKEQVEEAIKHWKEPDRGIWEVRGEPQHFTSSKVMCWVALDRGSKLAELVGEKSYAQQWRAIAEEIKADILTNGVDKRGVLTQRYGDDALDASLLLVPLVRFLPSDDPRVRATVLAIADELTEDGLVLRYRVEETDDGLSGEEGSFTICSFWLVSALVEIGEVSRARHLCERLLSFASPLHLYAEEIEPRTGRHLGNFPQAFTHLALINAVVHVIRAEEEADSTGVFQPANAPM, from the coding sequence ATGGTTCTGCAAGCCCAGCCAGCGGACGAGGACACAGCCGTGCCGGCCTACCAGACGCCGACGCCGCTGTCTGCCACTGCCCCGGTGCCGTACACCCCGGGCGGGCCACTGCGTAACCCGTTCCCGCCGATCGCCGACTACGCCTTCCTGTCGGATTGCGAGAACACCTGCCTGATCTCCTCGGCGGGCGCCGTCGAGTGGCTATGCGTCCCGCGGCCGGACTCCCCCAGCGTCTTCGGCGCCATCCTCGACCGCGGCGCCGGGCACTTCCGGCTCGGGCCCTACGGCGTGTCGGTTCCGGCCGCGCGCCGCTACCTGCCCGGCAGCCTGATCCTCGAGACCACCTGGCAGACCCACACGGGTTGGGTGATCGTGCGCGACGCGCTGGTCATGGGTCCCTGGCACGACATCGACACCCGGTCGCGCACACACCGTCGCACCCCGATGGACTGGGACGCCGAGCACATCCTTTTGCGCACCGTGAAATGCGTCAGCGGCACTGTCGAACTGGTGATGAACTGCGAGCCGTCGTTCGACTACGCCCGGGTCAACGCCACCTGGGAGTACTCGGCCAACGCCTACGGCGAGGCCATCGCCCGGGCCCGCAAGGATCCCGACGCGCATCCGACCCTGCGGCTGACGACCAACCTGCGCATCGGTCTGGAAGGCCGGGAGGCCCGGGCCCGCACCCGGCTCAAAGAGGGCGACAACATCTTCGTCGCGCTGTCGTGGTCCAAGCATCCGTCGCCGCAGACCTACGACGAGGCCGCCGACAAGATGTGGCAGACCAGCGAGGCGTGGCGGCAGTGGATCAACATCGGAGACTTCCCGGACCACCCGTGGCGGTCGTATCTGCAGCGCAGTGCGCTCACGCTCAAGGGGCTGACCTACTCGCCCACCGGCGCCCTGCTGGCGGCCAGCACCACCTCGTTGCCCGAGACACCGCAGGGGGAACGGAACTGGGACTACCGCTACGCCTGGGTACGTGACTCGACCTTCGCGCTGTGGGGGCTTTACACCCTGGGTCTGGACCGCGAGGCCGACGACTTCTTCTCCTTCATCGCCGACGTGTCGGGTGCCAACAACGGCGAACGCCATCCGCTGCAGGTGATGTATGCCGTCGGCGGCGAGCGTGAACTGGTCGAAGAGGAACTCAATCACCTCTCCGGCTACGACAACGCCCGGCCGGTGCGCATCGGGAACGGGGCCTATAACCAGCGCCAGCACGACATCTGGGGCACCATGCTCGACTCGGTGTACCTGCATGCCAAGTCGCGCGAGCAGATCTCCGATCAGTTGTGGCCGGTGCTCAAGGAGCAGGTCGAAGAGGCCATCAAGCACTGGAAGGAACCCGACCGCGGGATCTGGGAGGTGCGCGGGGAACCGCAGCACTTCACCTCCTCGAAGGTGATGTGCTGGGTGGCCCTGGACCGCGGCTCGAAGCTGGCCGAACTCGTCGGCGAGAAGAGCTACGCCCAGCAGTGGCGGGCGATCGCCGAGGAGATCAAGGCCGACATCCTGACCAACGGGGTCGACAAGCGTGGGGTCCTCACCCAGCGCTACGGCGACGACGCCCTGGACGCCTCCCTGCTGCTCGTCCCGCTGGTGCGGTTCCTGCCGTCCGACGATCCGCGGGTGCGGGCGACGGTGCTGGCGATCGCCGACGAGCTCACCGAAGACGGGCTGGTGCTGCGCTACCGCGTCGAGGAGACCGACGACGGGCTGTCCGGCGAGGAGGGCAGCTTCACCATCTGCTCATTCTGGCTGGTGTCGGCGCTGGTGGAGATCGGCGAGGTCAGCCGGGCGCGCCATCTGTGCGAGCGACTGCTGTCCTTCGCCAGCCCGTTGCATCTGTATGCCGAGGAGATCGAGCCGCGGACAGGGCGGCACCTGGGCAACTTCCCGCAGGCCTTCACACACCTGGCGTTGATCAACGCCGTCGTGCACGTGATTCGTGCCGAGGAAGAGGCGGACAGCACCGGGGTGTTCCAGCCGGCCAACGCGCCGATGTAG
- the cysW gene encoding sulfate ABC transporter permease subunit CysW, with protein MTPSPLVRYLARYTALAYILVLVLVPVGLILWRTFAPGFGAFFGSITTPAALSALQVSLLVVAIVVPLNVIFGVPTALVLARNKFRGKSALQAIIDLPFAVSPVVVGVALILLWGTAGVFGFVENSLGFKIIFGFPGIVLASIFVTVPFVIREVEPVLHELGTDQEEAAATLGSSWWQTFWRITLPSIRWGLTYGIVLTVARTLGEYGAVIMVSSNLPGKSQTLTLLVSDRYTRGAEYGAYAVSTLLMAVAVIVLVVQVVLDARRTQAAE; from the coding sequence ATGACTCCATCACCGTTGGTGCGGTACCTGGCCCGCTACACGGCGCTGGCCTACATCCTGGTTCTCGTGCTCGTTCCGGTCGGGCTGATCCTGTGGCGCACCTTCGCCCCCGGCTTCGGTGCGTTTTTCGGATCGATCACCACCCCGGCCGCCTTGTCGGCGTTGCAGGTGTCGCTTCTGGTGGTGGCGATCGTCGTGCCGCTGAACGTCATCTTCGGCGTCCCGACCGCACTGGTGCTGGCGCGCAACAAGTTCCGTGGCAAGTCCGCTCTACAGGCGATCATCGACCTGCCGTTCGCGGTGTCGCCGGTGGTCGTCGGCGTGGCCCTGATCCTGCTGTGGGGCACGGCCGGGGTGTTCGGCTTCGTGGAGAACAGCCTCGGCTTCAAGATCATCTTCGGCTTCCCGGGCATCGTGCTCGCCAGCATCTTCGTCACCGTGCCGTTCGTGATCCGGGAAGTCGAGCCGGTGCTCCATGAACTCGGGACCGACCAGGAAGAGGCCGCCGCGACGCTGGGATCGAGTTGGTGGCAGACGTTCTGGCGGATCACCCTGCCGTCGATTCGGTGGGGCCTGACCTACGGCATCGTGCTCACCGTGGCCCGGACCCTCGGCGAGTACGGCGCCGTGATCATGGTGTCCTCCAACCTGCCCGGTAAGTCCCAGACGCTGACCCTGTTGGTGTCCGACCGCTACACCCGCGGCGCCGAGTACGGCGCCTACGCCGTATCGACTCTGCTGATGGCGGTGGCGGTCATCGTCCTCGTCGTTCAAGTCGTGCTCGACGCGCGGCGCACTCAGGCTGCCGAGTGA
- a CDS encoding MarR family winged helix-turn-helix transcriptional regulator: MESELADLAEVILVVAREIRMGMEPDTVLTPSEAHVMRYIDDHPGAAPSDVARFTGLQRSNLSTALKGLERRGFVERRADVHDARGVNLFPTTLAADNLTRLRSQWARQMSIAFGDDLRDVATVKNLLDRAEARLLADRLG, encoded by the coding sequence ATGGAGAGTGAGCTGGCCGACCTCGCCGAGGTGATCCTCGTCGTCGCCCGCGAGATCCGGATGGGGATGGAACCCGACACGGTGCTGACGCCATCGGAGGCGCACGTCATGCGCTATATCGACGACCACCCGGGGGCGGCGCCCAGCGACGTCGCCAGGTTCACCGGCCTGCAGCGCAGCAACCTCAGCACCGCCCTCAAAGGGCTCGAGCGCCGCGGATTCGTCGAACGCCGCGCCGACGTGCACGACGCCCGCGGAGTCAACCTCTTCCCGACCACGCTTGCCGCCGACAACCTGACCCGACTGCGCAGCCAGTGGGCCCGGCAGATGTCGATCGCGTTCGGTGACGATCTGCGGGATGTGGCGACCGTCAAGAACCTGCTGGATCGCGCCGAGGCGCGGCTGCTGGCCGACCGCCTGGGCTGA
- the cysT gene encoding sulfate ABC transporter permease subunit CysT, giving the protein MTAAVEPNPQVVRPELTGGDSGGPPGFRSRRHGTTRLRVGAASIWLSVIVLLPLAAIVWQSAKGGWAAFWAAVTSNAALESFRVTLTISIGVTLINAVFGLLVAWVLTRDDFPGKRLVDAVIDLPFALPTIVASLVMLALYGPNSPVDLHLQHTKWGVGIALLFVTLPFVVRSVQPVLLELDREVEEAAASLGANNRTIFLQVIVPALLPSLLSGAGLAFSRAIGEFGSVVLIGGAVPGETEVSSQWIRTLIENDDRTGAAAISIVLLLISFVVLFILRTIGSRAAKREALAS; this is encoded by the coding sequence ATGACAGCAGCTGTCGAGCCGAATCCTCAGGTGGTCCGTCCCGAGCTCACCGGTGGTGACTCGGGCGGGCCGCCCGGCTTCCGGTCCCGCAGGCACGGCACCACCCGGCTGCGGGTCGGTGCCGCGTCGATCTGGCTGAGCGTCATCGTCCTGCTTCCCTTGGCGGCCATCGTCTGGCAGTCCGCCAAGGGCGGCTGGGCCGCCTTCTGGGCCGCGGTCACCTCGAACGCCGCGTTGGAGTCGTTCCGGGTGACGCTGACCATCTCGATCGGGGTCACGCTGATCAACGCGGTGTTCGGCTTGCTGGTGGCCTGGGTCCTGACCCGCGACGACTTCCCCGGCAAGCGGCTGGTCGACGCGGTGATCGACCTACCGTTCGCGCTGCCCACCATCGTCGCGAGCCTGGTGATGCTGGCGCTGTACGGCCCGAACAGCCCGGTCGATCTGCATCTGCAGCACACCAAGTGGGGTGTGGGTATCGCCCTGCTGTTCGTCACGCTGCCGTTCGTGGTGCGCTCGGTTCAGCCGGTCCTTCTCGAACTCGACCGTGAGGTCGAGGAGGCGGCGGCCTCGCTGGGCGCCAACAACAGGACCATCTTCCTACAGGTGATCGTCCCCGCACTGTTGCCGTCGTTGCTGTCCGGTGCCGGGCTGGCGTTCTCCCGCGCCATCGGCGAGTTCGGATCGGTGGTGCTGATCGGCGGCGCCGTGCCAGGTGAGACCGAGGTGTCCTCACAGTGGATTCGCACCCTGATCGAGAATGACGACCGGACCGGTGCGGCAGCGATTTCGATTGTGCTGCTGCTGATCTCGTTCGTCGTGCTGTTCATCCTCCGTACGATCGGGTCACGGGCAGCCAAACGGGAGGCCTTGGCGTCATGA
- a CDS encoding Ms4533A family Cys-rich leader peptide: protein MQSATGYGEGHILALIAVGACAVADVACCR from the coding sequence ATGCAATCGGCGACCGGTTACGGCGAGGGCCACATCTTGGCCCTCATTGCCGTCGGTGCTTGCGCCGTTGCTGATGTTGCTTGTTGTCGCTGA
- a CDS encoding sulfate ABC transporter substrate-binding protein, with protein MKRVTSIPSRWRAAAALAVTATVLAACGGGSSDVAGGTSGAKADTTLTLVAYAVPEPGWSKIIPAFAATPDGKGVAVTTSYGASGDQSRAVVDGKPADIVNFSVEPDVTRLVKANKVAADWNADATKGIPFGSVVAIVVRKGNPKNIKTWDDLLAPGVEVVTPSPLSSGSAKWNLLAPYAAKSNGGQDPQAGLDFISKLVSEHVKTRPGSGREATDVFLQGTGDVLLSYEDEAINVERQGKDVEHFIPPQTFKIENPVAVVTTGAHQDKATALKNFLYTPEGQKIWAEAGFRPVDPKVAADFASDFPAPAEKLWTIADLGGWKTVDPALFDKDNGSITKIYKQATG; from the coding sequence ATGAAGAGAGTCACCTCGATCCCCAGCCGCTGGCGCGCGGCGGCGGCGCTTGCCGTCACCGCGACCGTGCTCGCCGCGTGCGGCGGCGGCTCCAGCGACGTCGCAGGCGGTACTAGCGGCGCCAAAGCCGACACCACGCTGACGCTGGTCGCCTACGCGGTGCCGGAACCCGGCTGGAGCAAGATCATTCCGGCCTTCGCGGCCACCCCGGACGGCAAGGGTGTCGCGGTCACGACGTCCTATGGCGCTTCCGGTGACCAGTCGCGCGCGGTGGTGGACGGCAAGCCCGCCGACATCGTCAACTTCTCCGTCGAGCCCGACGTCACCCGACTGGTGAAGGCCAACAAGGTCGCCGCCGACTGGAACGCCGACGCGACTAAGGGTATCCCGTTCGGTTCGGTCGTGGCCATCGTCGTCCGCAAGGGCAACCCGAAGAACATCAAGACCTGGGACGACCTGCTGGCACCCGGTGTTGAGGTCGTCACCCCGAGCCCGTTGAGCTCGGGTTCGGCCAAGTGGAACCTGCTTGCGCCCTACGCCGCCAAGAGTAACGGTGGCCAGGACCCGCAGGCCGGCCTGGACTTCATCAGCAAGCTGGTCAGCGAGCACGTCAAGACCCGCCCGGGCTCGGGCCGGGAGGCCACCGACGTGTTCCTGCAGGGCACCGGTGACGTGTTGTTGAGCTACGAGGACGAGGCCATCAACGTCGAACGTCAGGGCAAGGATGTCGAGCACTTCATCCCGCCGCAGACCTTCAAGATCGAGAACCCGGTGGCAGTCGTGACCACCGGCGCCCATCAGGACAAGGCGACCGCGCTGAAGAACTTCCTGTACACCCCGGAGGGGCAGAAGATCTGGGCCGAGGCCGGCTTCCGCCCGGTCGACCCCAAGGTTGCCGCGGACTTCGCCAGTGACTTCCCGGCACCCGCGGAGAAGCTCTGGACGATCGCTGACCTGGGTGGCTGGAAGACAGTGGATCCCGCGCTGTTCGACAAGGACAATGGCTCCATCACCAAGATCTACAAGCAGGCCACTGGATGA